The genomic stretch GCCTCGCCGATCATGATGTTAAACCAGGGGTTCAGATCGATATGGGAGATGGGGATGCCTGGCCCGCGATTCGGAAAAAACTGTTGGGCTCACAAATACTGGTGCTTGCCACCCCGATCTGGGTGGGTCACCCCTCCAGCTTGGCTCAGAGGGTGCTGGAGAGACTGGACGCCGAACTGTCCCAGACCGATGGACAGGGCCGACCCATCCTGTTTGACAAGGTCGCCATGGTTGCCGTCGTGGGAAACGAAGACGGTGCACACCATGTCATCGCGGATCTTTCCCAAGGGCTGGGCGAAGTCGGGTTCACAGTCCCCGCCCAAGGTGCAACTTATTGGGTGGGAGAAGCGATGCACACCACCGATTACCAGGACTTGGACAGTACCCCCGAGGTGACTGCGAATGCAACGCGCATATCGGTTCGCAACACCGTACATCTGGCAGTCCTCCTAAACAACCAGCCTTACCCGCCTAGCTAAGGCGGGGCCATCCACTCACTGGTGATGGTGGACCAGCGTTCGACAAGTTTTCCTGCCCACCAGGCCGCCTACCAGAGCGCATGCGATCGCCTCGAAACCTTGGAGCGGCTCTGCGGCGAAACGAAGTCACTGACGCATGACCCATTCACAAGCTATGTCGACAGCGAGGAGACCAGAGCGCGGCCTACGGATGCACTGTCGATGGGCGCGAAGAGGCTGAAGAGGCTGAAGAGCAACACTCCATGGGAAGGGGATCCCAATTGGGATGATAGGCTAAATGGAAGTTTTCGGGGCCTGATTCCCGTCTCCGAAACGCCGAAATGCCTCGTGCCGGCGAAGCTTGTCAAGCCTGTTAATGAGGGGCGAGGCCGTCGCCCCATGCAGCACAACGGACATCGCAACCACCAGTCCCAGCACGGCCCATAGGCGCTCCGCTTGGCCGACGAAGGCACCGGCTTCCAAGGCGTAGGCGAGATAGTAGAAGGAACCAATCCCGCGAATGCCGAAGAATGCGAGGGCGGTGCGCTCCCACGGGCCGGTCTTTCCGCCGCTCAGCGCGATCCAGCCGGATAGTGGACGGACCAGGAGTAGGAAGGCCAAGGCAACGATGACATCGGGCCAGCCAATCCCGGCGAACAGTCCTCGCGCTATCGCGCCTCCGAATAGAACCAAGAC from Paeniglutamicibacter sp. Y32M11 encodes the following:
- a CDS encoding flavodoxin family protein, producing the protein MPDASMNALILVCTLSASPWPSSTHLLASQVADEFASRGVQSEILRLADHDVKPGVQIDMGDGDAWPAIRKKLLGSQILVLATPIWVGHPSSLAQRVLERLDAELSQTDGQGRPILFDKVAMVAVVGNEDGAHHVIADLSQGLGEVGFTVPAQGATYWVGEAMHTTDYQDLDSTPEVTANATRISVRNTVHLAVLLNNQPYPPS